From one Flavobacteriales bacterium genomic stretch:
- a CDS encoding YeeE/YedE family protein, with the protein MLETIKEPWPWYVAGALIGLTVPYLLLVGNKSFGISSSLRHLCAACLPANISFFKYDWKKEAWNLFFVGGIAVGAFIAAQFLSDPNPMVLAEPTAEYLASKGITDTGHLLPAEIFSWDQLFTLRGLIFFVFGGFLVGFGTRYAGGCTSGHAIMGLSSMQWPSLVATVMFMVGGITMTWFILPLLLSL; encoded by the coding sequence ATGCTCGAGACCATCAAAGAACCCTGGCCCTGGTACGTGGCCGGCGCCCTTATCGGCCTCACCGTACCCTACCTGCTGCTCGTGGGCAACAAGAGTTTCGGGATCAGCAGCTCCCTGCGCCATTTGTGCGCGGCCTGCTTGCCCGCGAACATCTCCTTCTTCAAATACGATTGGAAGAAGGAAGCCTGGAACCTGTTCTTCGTGGGCGGCATCGCGGTGGGCGCTTTCATCGCCGCGCAATTCCTCAGCGACCCGAACCCGATGGTGCTGGCTGAGCCGACCGCCGAGTACCTCGCGAGCAAGGGCATCACGGACACGGGTCATCTGCTGCCTGCCGAGATCTTCAGCTGGGACCAGCTTTTCACGCTCCGCGGCCTGATCTTCTTCGTATTCGGCGGATTCCTGGTGGGCTTCGGCACGCGCTACGCCGGCGGCTGCACCAGCGGGCACGCCATCATGGGCCTCAGCAGCATGCAATGGCCGAGCCTCGTGGCCACCGTGATGTTCATGGTCGGTGGCATCACCATGACCTGGTTCATCCTTCCCTTACTCCTTTCCCTCTGA
- a CDS encoding YeeE/YedE family protein — protein MERDILQAPDADLKQRELDAICVNESELVHPWWHNFKYSAWGILFGIVFVKAEIISWFRIQEMFRFESFHMYGVIGTAVIVGLISVLLIKRTKARTIHGEEIHIPKKEFNKGQVIGGLLFGLGWAITGACPGPLFAQMGAGFSVVMVTFLSAVAGTWVYGLLREKLPH, from the coding sequence ATGGAGCGCGATATCCTACAGGCGCCGGACGCCGACCTGAAGCAACGCGAGCTTGATGCGATCTGCGTGAATGAGAGCGAGCTGGTGCACCCGTGGTGGCACAATTTCAAGTACAGCGCTTGGGGCATCCTCTTCGGCATCGTCTTCGTGAAGGCCGAGATCATCAGCTGGTTCCGGATCCAGGAGATGTTCCGCTTCGAGAGCTTCCACATGTACGGCGTGATCGGCACGGCTGTGATTGTCGGGCTCATCAGCGTGCTGCTCATCAAGCGCACGAAGGCCAGGACCATCCATGGTGAGGAGATCCACATCCCGAAGAAGGAGTTCAACAAGGGCCAGGTGATCGGCGGCCTGCTCTTCGGCCTCGGCTGGGCCATCACCGGCGCGTGCCCTGGGCCGCTGTTCGCGCAGATGGGGGCCGGCTTCAGCGTGGTGATGGTGACCTTCTTGAGCGCGGTCGCGGGCACATGGGTGTACGGCCTCCTTCGCGAGAAACTGCCTCATTGA
- a CDS encoding c-type cytochrome: MLVPAIVLLATVLVLVVLYVLDDALATLQERIGKPRKGGLSWSKRITWILVALVAAQFFLPSDIPDTQAPDPLPQAATYDPDGLWSGADTARLAFLDDEREDLVRYGRELITSTALYIGPNGMVMRNTNALNCQNCHLDAGTKPWGNNYGAVWSTYPKIRARSGKLETVVKRVNDCVERSLNGTALDSTSREMRAILAYLEWLGTGIARDQKPKGSGIMELAFLDRAADPKRGEQVFHAKCSSCHGTDGQGMLKADSITQLYPPLWGPFSYNSGAGLYRLSRFAGYVKANMPQGATYLAPQLTDEEAWDVAAYVNSQPRPDRDLTGDWPDISKKPVDHPLGPYADPFPEQQHKFGPFGPIASYYTKP, translated from the coding sequence ATGCTCGTGCCCGCGATCGTCCTGCTGGCCACCGTCCTTGTCCTGGTGGTGCTCTACGTGCTCGATGACGCGCTTGCCACCTTGCAGGAGCGCATCGGGAAGCCGCGCAAGGGAGGACTGAGCTGGAGCAAGCGCATCACTTGGATCCTGGTCGCGCTCGTGGCCGCGCAGTTCTTCCTCCCATCCGATATCCCGGACACGCAAGCACCGGATCCGTTGCCGCAAGCGGCCACGTACGATCCGGATGGGCTGTGGAGCGGCGCTGATACCGCTCGGCTCGCCTTCCTCGATGACGAGCGCGAGGACCTGGTCCGCTATGGTCGTGAGCTGATCACGAGCACGGCGCTTTACATCGGCCCGAACGGGATGGTGATGCGGAACACCAACGCGCTGAATTGCCAGAACTGCCACCTCGATGCAGGCACCAAGCCGTGGGGCAACAACTATGGCGCCGTGTGGAGCACCTATCCGAAGATCCGCGCGCGCAGCGGGAAGCTCGAGACCGTGGTGAAGCGCGTGAATGATTGCGTGGAGCGCAGCCTGAATGGAACCGCATTGGACAGCACCAGCCGCGAGATGCGCGCCATCCTCGCCTACCTGGAATGGTTGGGCACCGGCATTGCGCGGGACCAAAAGCCCAAGGGATCGGGCATCATGGAACTGGCTTTCCTCGACCGTGCGGCAGACCCCAAGCGTGGTGAGCAGGTCTTCCATGCGAAGTGCTCATCTTGCCACGGCACCGATGGACAAGGCATGCTGAAGGCCGATAGCATCACGCAACTCTATCCGCCGCTCTGGGGGCCTTTCAGCTACAATAGCGGTGCAGGGCTCTACCGCCTCAGCCGCTTCGCGGGCTACGTGAAGGCCAACATGCCGCAGGGTGCCACCTATCTTGCTCCGCAACTCACCGACGAAGAGGCCTGGGATGTGGCCGCGTACGTGAACTCCCAACCGCGTCCGGATCGGGATCTCACCGGTGATTGGCCAGACATCAGCAAGAAGCCCGTGGACCATCCCTTGGGTCCATACGCCGACCCCTTCCCTGAGCAGCAGCACAAATTCGGACCGTTCGGACCCATTGCATCCTATTACACGAAACCATGA